A window of Desulforegulaceae bacterium contains these coding sequences:
- a CDS encoding aminodeoxychorismate/anthranilate synthase component II, with protein MILMIDNYDSFTYNLVQYLSGFDEEVMVKRNDEITINEIKDLDIEAIIVSPGPGRPENAGISVDLINEFKGQIPILGVCLGHQAIAFAFGAQIVHAKKIMHGKSSIITGDEKGVFSGIKKPVQVMRYHSLAVNKETLPNCLEISAFTEDGEIMGLRHKKYIVEGIQFHPESIMTPQGKRMLRNFIKISKEFKENQCL; from the coding sequence ATGATTTTGATGATAGATAATTATGATTCATTTACCTACAATCTTGTTCAATATCTTTCAGGTTTTGATGAAGAGGTAATGGTAAAAAGAAATGATGAAATCACAATAAATGAAATAAAAGATCTTGATATTGAAGCAATTATTGTTTCCCCGGGACCTGGAAGGCCGGAAAATGCCGGAATTTCAGTTGATCTGATAAATGAATTTAAGGGCCAAATTCCAATTTTAGGAGTATGCCTTGGACATCAGGCAATAGCTTTTGCATTTGGAGCTCAAATTGTTCATGCCAAAAAAATTATGCATGGAAAATCTTCAATAATTACAGGAGATGAAAAAGGGGTTTTTTCAGGAATAAAAAAGCCTGTTCAGGTAATGAGATATCACTCACTTGCTGTAAATAAAGAAACTCTTCCAAATTGTCTTGAAATATCAGCTTTTACAGAAGACGGGGAAATAATGGGTTTACGTCATAAAAAATATATTGTTGAAGGAATTCAGTTTCATCCGGAATCCATAATGACTCCCCAGGGAAAAAGAATGCTTAGAAATTTTATTAAAATCTCAAAAGAATTTAAGGAGAATCAATGCCTTTAA
- the trpD gene encoding anthranilate phosphoribosyltransferase, with protein sequence MPLKSYLQKLVSGKNLSEMEMKEGMDIIFSGNAFESQIGAFLAALALKRETYLEVAGAARSMRENSLKIQTPGQNVIDTCGTGGDGMSTFNISTTVAFVAAGAGAVVAKHGNRSVTSRSGSADVLEALNVKIDVDPEIAEECIFETGLCFLFAPRFHGAMKHAAKVRKDLGFKSIFNMLGPLTNPAGTRCQLIGVFAPELTEMFALALKELGSRRVFIAHGHDGLDEISVCAPTRISELNGDLIKTYDLNPEKYFKEFANKESIMGGTPEENAEITKNILLGKQTGPKQNIVLLNSAAALVAAGIAESIDQGLELSRDSISSGKANEKLEALVDFTNENG encoded by the coding sequence ATGCCTTTAAAATCATATCTTCAAAAACTTGTTTCAGGAAAAAATTTAAGTGAAATGGAAATGAAAGAGGGAATGGATATAATTTTTTCAGGAAATGCTTTTGAATCACAAATAGGGGCTTTTCTTGCCGCTTTAGCATTAAAAAGAGAAACTTATCTTGAAGTTGCAGGGGCAGCCCGTTCAATGAGGGAAAATTCTCTTAAAATTCAAACTCCGGGACAAAATGTAATTGATACCTGCGGAACCGGTGGTGATGGAATGAGTACATTTAATATTTCAACAACTGTTGCTTTTGTTGCAGCAGGTGCCGGAGCTGTTGTTGCAAAACATGGAAACAGGTCAGTTACAAGCAGGAGCGGAAGTGCTGATGTTTTGGAAGCCCTTAATGTAAAAATTGATGTTGATCCTGAAATTGCAGAAGAATGTATATTTGAAACAGGACTTTGTTTTCTTTTTGCTCCAAGATTTCACGGAGCAATGAAACATGCTGCCAAGGTAAGAAAGGATCTGGGATTTAAAAGTATATTTAATATGCTTGGGCCCCTTACAAATCCGGCTGGAACAAGATGTCAGCTTATTGGAGTTTTTGCGCCCGAACTTACAGAAATGTTTGCATTGGCTCTAAAAGAACTTGGTTCGAGAAGGGTTTTTATTGCACATGGCCATGACGGTCTTGATGAAATTTCTGTTTGTGCTCCCACAAGAATATCAGAATTAAACGGAGATCTTATTAAAACCTATGATTTAAATCCTGAAAAATATTTTAAGGAATTTGCAAATAAAGAATCAATCATGGGCGGAACTCCAGAGGAAAATGCAGAAATTACAAAAAATATTCTTTTGGGAAAACAAACCGGTCCAAAGCAAAATATTGTTTTACTAAATTCAGCAGCAGCTCTTGTTGCAGCTGGAATTGCAGAGTCAATTGATCAAGGTCTTGAGCTTTCAAGGGATTCGATAAGTTCTGGAAAAGCAAATGAAAAGCTTGAAGCCTTAGTAGATTTTACCAATGAAAACGGATAA
- a CDS encoding indole-3-glycerol phosphate synthase TrpC produces MSILEKIVKSKKIEIKNRKKEKPLNSFIDEIKKGKDFFLNKNSSQVQVIAEIKRASPSKGDICLNLDPQKKTKEYEKGGASAVSVLTDFEFFKGSMDDFSKVQKAVSIPLLRKDFIIDEYQLYESAYFNADAVLLIVRILEEKELLKLYEKALSLKMVPLVEIYSDDDLEKIKSLKDCFIGINNRNLDNFNTSLDNALFMAEKIDSSNHIISLSGINSADNAKYLFDRGIKSFLIGEYLSKSENSSEKIKEILSVCKLSGCKK; encoded by the coding sequence ATGTCTATTTTAGAAAAAATAGTTAAATCTAAAAAAATTGAAATAAAAAACAGAAAAAAAGAAAAACCTCTTAATTCTTTTATTGATGAAATAAAAAAGGGAAAAGATTTTTTTCTAAATAAAAACAGCTCCCAAGTTCAGGTTATTGCTGAAATTAAAAGGGCTTCTCCTTCAAAGGGAGATATTTGCTTAAATCTTGATCCCCAAAAAAAAACAAAGGAATATGAAAAAGGCGGAGCATCAGCTGTTTCTGTTCTTACTGATTTTGAGTTTTTTAAGGGAAGTATGGATGATTTTTCCAAAGTACAAAAAGCCGTTTCTATTCCTTTGCTTAGAAAAGACTTTATAATTGATGAGTATCAGCTTTATGAATCAGCTTATTTTAATGCTGATGCTGTTTTGCTCATTGTAAGAATTCTTGAAGAAAAAGAGCTTTTAAAGCTTTACGAAAAAGCCCTGTCACTAAAAATGGTTCCCCTTGTTGAAATTTATTCAGATGATGATCTTGAAAAAATAAAAAGTCTTAAAGATTGTTTTATTGGAATTAACAATAGAAATCTTGATAATTTCAATACCTCTCTTGATAATGCACTTTTTATGGCTGAAAAAATAGATTCTTCAAATCATATAATTTCCTTAAGCGGAATAAACTCAGCAGATAATGCAAAATATCTATTTGATAGGGGAATAAAAAGTTTTCTTATAGGTGAATATCTTTCAAAGTCAGAAAATTCCTCTGAAAAAATTAAGGAAATCTTATCTGTTTGTAAATTATCCGGGTGTAAAAAATGA
- a CDS encoding phosphoribosylanthranilate isomerase — MMINPEVKICGITNFEDAFFCRLNKIDCLGFVFFEKSKRFITPKNVGKITEKLENISFAGVFVDSSMDFVLEAVELGNLDFIQLHGKESIDYIETLQKKTKAKIIKCLYINDEPNVEKIEEYKSLTHGFIVEAQKNILPGGNGIDWDYSKVFEFSKKYKIISAGGINPSNFEKALKLSGATAFDMSSGVEISPGIKDHKKIKQIADLKNKIKIKNNYGRIF, encoded by the coding sequence ATGATGATAAATCCTGAAGTTAAAATTTGCGGAATAACAAATTTTGAAGATGCTTTTTTTTGCCGGTTAAATAAAATAGATTGTCTTGGATTTGTTTTTTTTGAAAAAAGCAAAAGATTTATAACTCCAAAAAATGTTGGAAAAATAACAGAAAAACTTGAAAATATTTCTTTTGCAGGGGTTTTTGTTGATTCTTCAATGGATTTTGTACTTGAAGCTGTTGAACTTGGAAATCTTGATTTTATTCAGCTCCATGGAAAAGAATCAATTGACTATATTGAAACTTTACAAAAAAAAACAAAGGCAAAAATAATAAAATGTCTTTATATAAATGATGAGCCAAATGTTGAAAAAATTGAGGAATATAAAAGTTTGACCCATGGCTTTATTGTAGAAGCCCAAAAAAATATACTTCCAGGCGGAAATGGAATTGACTGGGATTATTCCAAAGTATTTGAATTTTCCAAAAAATATAAAATTATTTCTGCAGGAGGAATTAATCCTTCTAATTTTGAAAAAGCTTTAAAATTAAGTGGAGCAACAGCTTTTGATATGAGTTCAGGTGTTGAAATTTCGCCAGGAATTAAAGACCATAAAAAAATTAAGCAAATTGCTGATTTAAAAAATAAAATAAAAATTAAAAATAATTACGGGAGAATTTTTTAA
- the trpB gene encoding tryptophan synthase subunit beta: MRSLPDKNGYFGDFGGRFVGETLFCAIEELEKAFNKIVPTREFQKELYELLSDYAGRPTPLFYAKRLSNYADGAKIYLKREDLLHTGAHKINNTIGQALLAKKMGKKKVIAETGAGQHGVATATAAALLGLECKVFMGTEDIRRQAPNVQRMNLLGAKVVPVDEGRGTLKDAMNSALRYWTGAVEDTFYIIGSVAGPHPYPYIVREFQKIIGIEAKEQILKQTKKLPELLIACVGGGSNAMGLFYDFIETGSKLLGVEAAGKGIETKEHAATLGKGSVGILHGSKSYLLQDDYGQINEAYSVSAGLDYPGVGPEHSYLKETKRAEYISVTDSEALEAFQLLSKLEGIIPALESSHAIAAALKVSKDYKKDDVILVNLSGRGDKDLANAMENIAGPFSGSGVKND; the protein is encoded by the coding sequence ATGAGATCTCTGCCTGATAAAAACGGGTATTTTGGTGATTTTGGGGGACGTTTTGTTGGAGAAACCCTTTTTTGTGCAATTGAAGAACTTGAAAAGGCTTTTAATAAAATAGTTCCTACCAGGGAATTTCAAAAGGAGCTTTATGAGCTTCTTTCAGATTATGCAGGAAGGCCCACCCCTCTTTTTTATGCAAAAAGACTTAGTAATTATGCCGATGGTGCAAAAATTTATCTAAAAAGAGAAGACCTTCTTCATACAGGAGCCCATAAAATAAACAACACAATTGGCCAGGCACTTTTAGCCAAAAAAATGGGGAAAAAAAAGGTAATTGCAGAAACAGGAGCAGGTCAGCACGGAGTTGCAACTGCAACTGCAGCGGCTCTTTTAGGACTTGAATGCAAGGTTTTCATGGGAACAGAAGATATAAGAAGGCAGGCTCCAAATGTTCAGAGAATGAATCTTTTAGGTGCTAAGGTTGTTCCGGTTGATGAAGGAAGAGGGACATTAAAAGATGCAATGAATTCAGCATTAAGATATTGGACAGGAGCTGTTGAAGATACTTTTTATATAATAGGCTCGGTTGCAGGGCCCCATCCTTATCCATATATAGTAAGGGAATTTCAGAAAATAATTGGAATTGAAGCAAAGGAGCAGATTTTAAAACAAACAAAAAAACTTCCAGAGCTTTTAATTGCTTGTGTTGGCGGAGGAAGTAATGCCATGGGACTTTTTTATGATTTTATTGAAACAGGCTCAAAACTTCTTGGAGTTGAAGCTGCAGGAAAAGGAATTGAAACAAAAGAACATGCTGCAACTCTTGGAAAGGGAAGTGTAGGGATTTTACATGGAAGCAAGTCTTATCTTCTTCAGGATGATTATGGGCAGATTAATGAAGCCTATTCTGTTTCTGCAGGCCTTGATTATCCAGGAGTTGGCCCTGAACATTCATATTTAAAGGAAACAAAAAGGGCTGAATATATCTCAGTTACAGACTCTGAAGCTCTTGAAGCCTTCCAGCTTCTTTCAAAACTTGAAGGAATTATTCCGGCACTTGAAAGTTCCCACGCCATTGCAGCTGCGTTAAAGGTTTCAAAGGATTATAAAAAAGATGATGTGATTTTAGTAAATCTTTCAGGAAGGGGAGATAAGGATCTTGCCAATGCAATGGAAAATATTGCAGGGCCCTTTTCAGGATCGGGGGTAAAAAATGATTAG
- the trpA gene encoding tryptophan synthase subunit alpha, with product MISLKNKFEELKEKNEKALVGFITAGDPTPEISIDIVIAMAESGVDIIELGIPFSDPTADGPVIQKSSERAIKAGTNLEKVFEMIKKIREKTHVPLVLFSYYNPVFKFGEKKFCEKSIECGANGVLIVDLPFEEKSLIKDFDREKFPKINLLAPTTTDERLEKISKNSNGFIYLVSKTGITGSAGLDPELTKKDFLRIRKHTNTPVCIGFGVKTNEDVKNIAKFADGVVIGSAFESLIEENLKNKNLVEVIGKRAGEYKKQTLF from the coding sequence ATGATTAGTTTGAAAAATAAATTTGAAGAATTAAAAGAAAAAAATGAAAAAGCACTTGTAGGATTTATTACAGCAGGTGATCCAACCCCTGAAATTTCAATAGATATTGTTATTGCAATGGCTGAAAGCGGAGTTGATATAATTGAACTTGGGATTCCTTTTTCAGATCCAACCGCTGATGGGCCTGTAATTCAAAAATCTTCTGAAAGGGCAATTAAAGCAGGAACTAATCTTGAAAAAGTTTTTGAAATGATAAAAAAAATCAGAGAAAAAACCCATGTTCCTTTAGTTCTTTTTTCATATTACAATCCTGTTTTTAAGTTTGGTGAAAAAAAGTTTTGTGAAAAAAGTATTGAATGCGGAGCAAATGGAGTATTAATTGTGGATCTTCCATTTGAAGAAAAATCTTTAATAAAGGATTTTGACAGGGAAAAATTTCCAAAAATAAACCTTTTAGCTCCTACAACAACTGATGAAAGACTTGAAAAAATATCCAAAAACTCCAATGGATTTATTTACCTGGTTTCAAAAACAGGAATAACAGGATCAGCAGGCCTTGATCCGGAGTTAACAAAAAAAGATTTTTTAAGAATAAGAAAACATACAAATACTCCTGTATGTATTGGTTTTGGAGTTAAAACAAATGAAGATGTAAAAAATATTGCAAAATTTGCAGACGGAGTAGTAATTGGAAGTGCTTTTGAATCTTTAATTGAAGAAAATTTAAAGAACAAAAATCTTGTTGAAGTTATTGGTAAAAGGGCAGGGGAGTATAAAAAACAAACTTTGTTTTAG
- a CDS encoding type II toxin-antitoxin system RelE/ParE family toxin — translation MKIIWSPLAIDKTSAIADYIAMNNRSAAEKWIEKVFSKVTLLKESPKMGRIVPEINKNQFREILYGNYHIIYHIEKDQISILTIRHSKQILPINEIIA, via the coding sequence ATGAAAATAATTTGGTCACCATTAGCTATAGATAAAACCTCTGCAATTGCGGATTATATAGCTATGAACAACCGCTCAGCAGCGGAAAAATGGATTGAGAAAGTATTTTCAAAAGTTACTCTCTTAAAAGAGTCGCCTAAAATGGGGCGAATTGTACCCGAAATAAATAAAAATCAGTTTCGAGAAATTCTTTATGGTAATTATCATATTATTTATCACATCGAAAAAGATCAAATATCAATTCTCACAATACGTCATTCTAAGCAAATATTACCAATAAATGAAATTATAGCATAA
- a CDS encoding type II toxin-antitoxin system Phd/YefM family antitoxin — MQRLKIDQDIKPLSEVRTKIATFIKQVHNTKRPVIITQHGKSVAVLLGAHEYEAMQEKIELLTDIQTSIGQLENGTGIEHDDAKKIALKRILK; from the coding sequence ATGCAACGCTTAAAAATTGATCAGGATATAAAACCCCTGTCCGAAGTAAGAACTAAAATAGCAACTTTTATAAAACAAGTACACAACACTAAAAGACCCGTGATAATTACTCAACATGGGAAAAGTGTTGCTGTTTTATTAGGTGCTCATGAATATGAAGCTATGCAAGAGAAAATTGAACTTTTAACTGATATTCAAACATCTATAGGGCAGTTGGAAAATGGAACAGGAATAGAGCATGATGACGCTAAAAAAATAGCATTAAAACGTATATTAAAATGA
- a CDS encoding MFS transporter gives MSNFKTKNTAPDAQFSSETINRESAVKTNWLAVAIVVAAGIIAALQVGKVIVSVPLLRAELGLNLSAAGWILSIFSVLGVVGGIPTGAAVHRFGDRRILVLGLLAIVFGSLAGGLVISYPMLLGTRVLEGLGFLLIVIAAPDLINRIVATTDRDRALAIWSCFMPIGMALALLIGPFWVDWRGLWFANAGLAAIVTIAVMSFVRRRGMVQSENWSWSGLGRDTIQTITADGPLLLATTFTLYATMFFALFSFLPVLLEQRMGVSAALANVLTAAAIGANIIGNLAAGVLRERDVAQWKIITIASIIMSAAGFGIFLPILPNLAVFSACIIFSGVGGLIPAIIMGGIPTLVPSVRLSPVSFGLIMQGNNLGQLIGPAAVGGVVDAMGWNSVAVFIAGGGIAVVLLAIALRQSFQRAKIQ, from the coding sequence ATGAGCAATTTTAAAACTAAAAACACAGCACCTGACGCTCAATTCTCGTCTGAAACAATAAATAGGGAGTCTGCCGTTAAAACGAATTGGCTAGCAGTAGCTATAGTGGTTGCCGCTGGTATTATAGCAGCGTTGCAAGTGGGTAAAGTTATCGTTTCCGTACCGCTACTGCGTGCAGAACTTGGACTTAATCTTAGTGCTGCCGGATGGATATTATCTATTTTTTCCGTATTGGGTGTTGTAGGTGGAATTCCAACTGGTGCAGCCGTACATCGCTTCGGCGATAGGCGCATTTTGGTCCTAGGTCTTTTAGCTATTGTTTTCGGTAGCCTGGCAGGTGGCTTAGTAATTAGTTACCCCATGCTGCTTGGCACTCGGGTACTAGAAGGTTTGGGGTTCTTATTGATCGTCATTGCCGCTCCAGATTTGATCAATCGCATTGTTGCTACCACAGATCGTGATCGAGCACTGGCAATATGGAGCTGTTTTATGCCCATAGGTATGGCGCTCGCTTTATTGATTGGACCTTTTTGGGTAGATTGGCGTGGTTTGTGGTTTGCAAATGCTGGATTGGCAGCAATTGTTACCATTGCTGTAATGTCTTTTGTCCGTAGACGAGGGATGGTGCAATCAGAGAATTGGTCATGGTCTGGCCTGGGACGCGATACCATCCAGACTATTACCGCAGACGGGCCACTACTGCTGGCTACAACCTTTACTCTTTATGCCACGATGTTTTTTGCATTATTTAGCTTTTTACCCGTATTGCTCGAACAACGCATGGGCGTGTCGGCAGCTTTAGCCAATGTACTCACTGCCGCCGCTATTGGTGCTAATATTATTGGTAACTTGGCAGCAGGTGTTTTGCGTGAACGCGACGTGGCTCAATGGAAGATTATCACTATAGCAAGTATAATTATGAGTGCTGCAGGTTTTGGTATCTTCTTGCCCATACTGCCAAATTTAGCCGTTTTTAGTGCCTGTATTATCTTCTCTGGTGTTGGTGGGTTAATTCCTGCAATAATAATGGGCGGCATTCCAACGCTGGTGCCTAGTGTACGACTATCCCCTGTATCATTTGGGCTGATAATGCAAGGCAACAATCTTGGACAACTCATCGGTCCGGCTGCCGTTGGTGGTGTAGTAGACGCTATGGGCTGGAACTCAGTCGCCGTCTTTATTGCAGGTGGTGGAATAGCGGTTGTGCTGCTGGCAATTGCTTTGCGTCAATCATTCCAGCGTGCAAAGATTCAATAG
- a CDS encoding LemA family protein, producing the protein MVIGLSFVGVLVVILIYFIAVYNGFVTLRNKCEEAFATMDAYLKKRWDLIPNLIETVKGYATHEKDTLEAVIEARNMAMNSQNMSELSANEQSLAASLKSVFALSESYPDLKANENFINLQNQLETVETDILQSRKYFNAVVKSFNTKRELFPQSIVAGMMNLEKKDYFEIDETERSTVKVSF; encoded by the coding sequence ATGGTTATAGGATTAAGTTTTGTCGGGGTATTAGTTGTTATCCTTATTTATTTTATTGCAGTGTACAATGGATTTGTAACCCTTAGAAATAAATGCGAAGAGGCATTTGCAACCATGGATGCTTATTTAAAAAAACGTTGGGATCTTATTCCTAATCTTATAGAAACAGTAAAAGGTTATGCTACCCATGAAAAAGATACCCTTGAGGCAGTTATAGAAGCGCGAAATATGGCAATGAATTCTCAAAACATGAGCGAATTAAGTGCCAATGAACAATCACTTGCGGCTAGCTTAAAGTCTGTATTTGCACTTAGTGAATCCTACCCGGATCTTAAAGCTAATGAGAATTTTATTAATTTACAAAACCAGCTTGAAACTGTTGAAACTGATATTCTCCAGTCACGAAAATATTTTAATGCTGTTGTAAAATCATTTAATACAAAAAGAGAGCTTTTCCCCCAATCAATTGTTGCGGGAATGATGAATCTTGAAAAGAAAGACTATTTTGAAATTGATGAAACTGAACGCAGTACTGTAAAAGTTTCGTTTTAA
- a CDS encoding DUF2207 domain-containing protein has translation MYIKKILLSTALFFIIFSSSFLSAEDFTIKNYQVDMVVHENNSYDIVETIDVYFLRERHGIFRNLPRYFDSNPIKITNISVDGFKKTITKTNTDLIIKIGSADTYVNGNLRYIISYTYNVGKDFLPDMDEFYHNLIGTQWDTSIEAASFVIKLPKAFNANDVNCTSGVYGSKDNSNVKWEVKNNTITGKILKPLNKNEGLTIALPLPESYWVDAVKHRESGWLFFTVFGYPLYILVIILSFILWYLKGRDTKLFPSVQFEPPEGMTPSEIGYVIDGVVDDKDVTSLILYWADKGFLEIEEVKSGFMSKKTLELIKIAEPGPDARDYERHIFKKLFSNSTDGRVSTKDLTDSFYKTISWAQSAITENFTRNKETAIC, from the coding sequence ATGTATATTAAAAAAATACTCTTATCTACTGCATTGTTTTTTATTATATTTTCAAGTTCCTTTTTATCTGCAGAAGATTTTACAATTAAAAACTATCAAGTAGATATGGTGGTTCATGAAAATAATTCTTATGATATTGTGGAAACAATTGATGTTTATTTCTTAAGAGAACGTCATGGTATTTTTAGAAATCTCCCCAGATATTTTGATTCAAACCCAATAAAAATTACCAACATTTCTGTAGACGGATTTAAAAAAACAATAACAAAAACAAATACAGATTTAATAATAAAAATAGGCTCTGCTGACACCTATGTAAATGGTAATCTACGCTATATTATAAGTTATACTTATAATGTTGGTAAAGATTTTCTTCCAGATATGGATGAGTTTTATCACAATCTAATTGGAACACAATGGGACACAAGTATTGAGGCCGCCAGTTTTGTCATTAAGCTTCCAAAAGCTTTTAATGCCAATGATGTTAATTGTACATCAGGTGTATATGGTTCTAAAGATAATTCAAATGTAAAATGGGAGGTAAAAAACAACACTATTACAGGTAAGATTCTCAAGCCCTTAAACAAAAATGAAGGACTTACAATAGCTCTTCCACTTCCAGAAAGCTATTGGGTAGATGCTGTTAAGCATAGAGAAAGCGGTTGGTTGTTTTTTACTGTTTTTGGTTACCCACTATATATACTTGTTATAATATTGTCTTTTATACTGTGGTATTTAAAAGGAAGAGATACAAAGCTTTTCCCTTCTGTTCAATTTGAACCGCCTGAAGGCATGACTCCAAGTGAAATCGGATATGTAATAGATGGAGTGGTAGATGACAAAGATGTTACTTCTTTGATTTTATATTGGGCTGATAAAGGATTTCTTGAAATAGAAGAGGTTAAAAGCGGTTTTATGTCAAAGAAAACTCTGGAACTTATAAAAATTGCAGAGCCAGGACCTGATGCACGGGATTATGAACGGCATATTTTCAAAAAATTATTTAGCAACAGCACTGATGGTCGGGTTAGTACCAAGGACCTTACAGATTCTTTTTATAAAACTATTAGCTGGGCACAAAGCGCTATAACTGAAAATTTTACCAGAAATAAAGAAACTGCAATTTGTTAA
- a CDS encoding DUF2207 domain-containing protein translates to MAGLPIIFLFIETFKSLEIDGPSALIAISFSLLIIIPLLKFADIVAGQKKGGISKILFLLVFGGFSVVFFGFLALDIAKISMSKYIAGLVSCFICFVFTVIMSKRTKYGDEILEKVLGFKEFIKTAEQDKIELMFESNPKYFYSILPYAMVLNLSDKWASHFDKLAVEPPQWYRGSTYDTFRVSGFEKNLNKNFKTLSSAMVSSPSSSGSSGGSSSGGSSGGGSGGGGGGSW, encoded by the coding sequence TTGGCTGGCTTACCAATAATTTTTCTTTTTATAGAAACTTTTAAATCATTGGAAATTGATGGCCCTTCAGCTCTTATAGCTATCTCTTTTAGTTTGCTTATAATTATTCCCTTGTTAAAGTTTGCAGATATAGTAGCAGGCCAAAAAAAAGGTGGGATTTCTAAAATTTTATTTCTTCTTGTTTTTGGAGGGTTTTCAGTAGTGTTTTTTGGTTTTTTAGCTCTTGATATTGCAAAAATATCTATGTCTAAATATATTGCAGGGTTGGTAAGTTGTTTTATTTGTTTTGTTTTTACAGTGATAATGTCAAAGCGAACTAAGTATGGTGATGAAATACTTGAAAAAGTGCTTGGATTTAAAGAATTTATAAAAACAGCAGAACAAGACAAGATTGAGCTGATGTTTGAATCCAATCCCAAATACTTTTATTCAATTCTTCCCTATGCCATGGTGCTCAATCTCAGCGACAAATGGGCTTCTCATTTTGACAAATTAGCAGTAGAACCTCCCCAATGGTATAGAGGTTCTACCTACGATACATTCAGAGTTAGTGGCTTTGAGAAAAATTTGAATAAAAATTTTAAAACACTTTCTTCAGCCATGGTTTCCTCCCCTTCTTCCAGTGGAAGCAGTGGAGGCTCTTCTTCTGGCGGTTCTTCTGGTGGTGGTTCCGGTGGAGGCGGTGGCGGTAGCTGGTAA
- a CDS encoding transposase, whose protein sequence is MSQWCKKQNVECIAYCLMPNHVHLVLIPSDEKGLQLAVGEADRRYTRMINFRKGWRGHLWQSRFASFIMDEKYLLACTKYIELNPVRAGIVDSPEKWKWSSANAHLLKKDDVLVSALPLLEIVDEPWENFLQTDCKPIANRC, encoded by the coding sequence ATGTCACAGTGGTGTAAAAAACAAAATGTTGAATGTATTGCATATTGTCTCATGCCAAATCATGTACATCTTGTGCTGATTCCATCCGATGAAAAAGGTCTTCAGCTTGCTGTTGGAGAAGCTGACAGGCGTTATACAAGAATGATAAATTTTCGCAAAGGCTGGCGGGGACATTTGTGGCAGAGCAGGTTTGCGTCTTTTATTATGGATGAAAAATATCTTCTGGCATGTACAAAATATATTGAGCTTAATCCAGTGCGTGCAGGTATTGTTGATTCTCCCGAAAAATGGAAATGGAGCAGTGCCAATGCACATCTTTTGAAAAAAGACGATGTTCTTGTAAGTGCTCTTCCTTTGCTTGAAATTGTTGATGAACCTTGGGAAAATTTTTTGCAAACCGATTGCAAACCGATTGCAAACCGATGTTGA